The Opitutus sp. DNA window CATGCGCCGTCTGCACGGCGTGTTGCTCACCGCTGAGGACGAACCTGAGGGAGGCCAATGGAATTTCGACCACGACAACCGGGGCAGTTTCCCCAAAAGCGGGCCGGAGCCGTTGCCCGCTCCCGTCGCGTTTCCACCCGACCCGATCACCGCTGAGGTGCTCACGCTGGTCGGCACGCGATTCGCCCGCCACGCGGGCAGCCTTGCGAGTTTCGACTGGCCGCTCACCCCGGCTCAGGCACAGCTCGCACTGGCGGATTTCATCGCCCATCGGCTCGCGTTGTTTGGCCAGTATCAGGACGCGATTTGGACCGGCGAACCCTGGCTTTACCACTCGCGCCTGTCGGCGGCCCTGAACCTCAAACTGCTCGATCCGCGCGACGTGATCCGAGCGGCCGAAACCGCCTACCGCGAGGGCCGCGTCAGCCTGGCCAGCGCCGAGGGATTTATCCGCCAAATCCTCGGCTGGCGCGAGTATGTGCGCGGGATTTATTGGCTGAAAATGCCTACGTACGGCGAACTCAACGCGCTCGGGGCCGACCAGCCGTTGCCGGGGTTTTATTGGACGGGCAAAACCGAAATGGCCTGCCTGCGCGACGCCATCGGTCAGACCCTCCAGCACGGTTATGCGCACCACATCCAGCGGCTGATGGTGACCGGGCTTTACTCGCTGCTGCTGGGGGTGCGGCCGAAGGAAATCTGCGCGTGGTACCTCGGGGTGTATGTCGATGCGGTCGAGTGGGTGGAGTTGCCCAACACCCTCGGCATGTCGCAATACGCCGACGGCGGGCTGATGGCCTCGAAACCCTATGTGGCCACGGGCAATTACATCGACCGCATGAGTAACGCCTGCGCCGGCTGCCGCTTCGACCCGGCCCTGCGCGTGGGCGAAACGGCGTGCCCCGTAACCACGTTGTACTGGGACTTTTTGCTTCGCCACGAACGCCTGCTTGCGGGCAACCCACGCATGAGTTTGCAGGTTAAAAATCTCGCCCGCCTGAGCCCCGCCGAAGTGGGCGCTATCCAAACGCGCGCCGCCGAAATCCGCGCGCTTGGCGGCGCGCCGCAACCCGCCCAGCCCGCCCTGGGCGAGCCGGGCGATTGGTTTAGCCGGTGATTTCAGCCGATCCGCCGATGCCCAAAATGCGCCAAAAATCCGATCTGCCAGTGAAAACGTGTGCCGTATGCGCACGCCCGTTTAGTTGGCGCAAGAAATGGGAAAAGGTCTGGGACGAGGTGAAATACTGTTCCGACGGCTGCCGAAAACGAAGTCGAGGGGCTAAAAACGTCCAGCCCATCAGGCATCCTTGAGCTCACGCTCAAGGCCACGTCCAGCAGCGCATGTACGCGTCAACCGAAACGACGCCCGCCACGCACTTCATGCCCTACGTGCCCCAAAAACCAGCCCCCACCCACCCCCGCCCCCGCGTTTTGATAAAACAAAAAAGCCCGTAAATCCTTCGATTTACGGGCTTTTAGAAACTGGCGTCCCCACGGGGATTCGAACCACTCCCAAGTAAATAGCGAAAAGCCTTCGTTTAGTGTGCTTTATATTGGTATTTAGTGGTTTGAGACAGGAAGGAAACTAACCCTAACTGCGCCTAAGTGAAGCCAGAAACACCTTTGCTGGCAAATCGCTGACAAATAATTTCGGGGGCATAAGAGGGAGGGCTGCGATTCAGGGGACGCAATCAGCGGGCAACCCTCCGTGCCTAAACAATCGACAAAATACGGGCTGGGTCGCGATCCGGACGACCTTCCCTTCACCCTCTTTGGGCATGAATTCATCACGCAAAAAAAACTACTCGTCAGCCCCAGTGCGCCGCGTGCGGTACACCGTTTATTCCTGAGCCGCGTGCGGCCGGTCGGCAAAAATACTGCACCCGGCCCGCGTGCCAAAAAGTCAGCCATCAGCTGAGTCAAAAGCGTTGGCTCAAAAACAAGAAGGGCCAAGACTACCACGCCGGTTCCGCCGCTCTCAACCGCGTTCAGGAATGGCGGAAAAACAATCCGAAATACTGGCAACGGCACCTTCCGCATGCTGACACCTCCACGGATCAATCCCCTGATTTACGCTCCTTGCTGGCAGCGTTCTTTCCGCGAGATTCCTGCGCTGTGTTACAAGATTCCTGGCCACCACAAGTCGTTGCTCTCGTTGGGATCATCGGGTGGCTCCGGGGCCATGCGTTACAAGATGTCATCGCCGCCGACTTGAACGAAATCATGGTGCGCGGAAATGCGATCCTGCACCCCAGCCCTGCCTCGACTTCTCAACGCAAAACCCGGTCCACTCGGGCTCCTGGCTAAAACCCTCCTCCTGTCTTAATCATGGGCGGGCCTACGCAACTCCCGCTCCCTTCGACGGGCGCCGCCGCGATCCCCGCGGCGGCCTACGTCCGCATGTCCACCGAGCATCAGCAGTACTCCACCGAGAACCAGCTCGACCGTATCAAAGAATACGCCGCCCGCCGGGGCATGGAGATCGTCCGCGTGTTCGAGGACGCGGGTAAAAGCGGCCTCAACGTGCGCGGGCGCGAGAGCCTGCGCCGGATGATCGACGAGGTCGAAAAGGGCATGGCAGACTTCAAATGCATTCTCGCCTACGACGTCAGCCGGTGGGGCCGGTTTCAAGATGCCGACGAGAGCGGCTATTACGAATACATCTGCAAGCGCGCCGGCATCACCGTCCACTACTGCGCCGAGCAGTTCGAGAACGACGGCTCCCCCACTTCGAACATCATCAAAAGCGTCAAACGCTCGATGGCCGGCGAATACAGCCGCGAGCTTTCGACCAAGGTTTTCCAGGGGGCCTGCCGGTTGATTCAGCTCGGTTATAAGCAGGGCGGCACGGCGGGCTATGGGCTGCGCCGAATGCTGGTCGATCAGGCAGGGCAGCCCAAGGGAGTCTTGGCCGTGGGTGAACATAAAAGCCTGCAAACCGACCGCGTCGTTCTGGCGTTGGGGCCGGATGAAGAGGTCGCGGTGGTGCGCGGGGTGTATCGTGCCTTTTTGGACGAAAGCGTGGCGGAGCAGGAAATCGCCGACCGGCTCAATGGTCGCGGACTGAAAACCGACCTTGGACGACCGTGGACGCGGGGCACCGTGCATCAACTCCTCACCAACGAAAAATACCTAGGCAACAACGTCTATCACCGGACTTCGTTTAAGCTGAAACGGAAACATGTGCAAAACCCGCCGGACATGTGGATCCGCGTTCAGGGGGCGTTTCCGGCCATCGTGTCGGCCGAGGATTTCACCCGGGTGCAGGAGGTGATTATCGCCCGGGCGAAGCGCTTCAGCGACGATGAGATGTTGGACAAACTCAGGGATGTGCTGCGCCAACACGGGCACATTTCAGGGGTGATCATCGACGAGCGGGAGGACTTGCCGTCGAGTGCGGCTTTTAGAAACCGCTTTGGCAGCTTGGTGAGGGCCTATCAACTGATTGGTTACGTGCCGGAAACGGATTTTAGCTTTATCGAGGTCAATCGATTCCTGCGGCAAAAACATCCGGAAGTGGTGCAAGAGGTGATCACGGAATTGGCGAAGATCGGGGTGCGGGTTCAGCGTGACCCGGAGACGGAATTATTGGTGCTGGATCAGGAGCTGGTCGTGTCGCTGGTGTTGTCCCGGTGCCTGCGCACGGAGGCGGGGTCGACGCGCTGGCTGGTGCGCTTCGAGGCAAGTAACCGGCCGGATATCACGGTTGTGGCCCGGATGGATGAAACGAATCAGGCAATTAAAGATTACTACCTGTTCCCAGCGCTCGATCAGCTGGCGTTGCGGCTACGGTTGGCCGAGTGCAACGACGCCCTGCTCGATGCCTACCGGTTCGATGACTTGGCTTTCTTTTACGAGATGACGGAGCGGATATCAATTGAGGAGGTAGCATGAAGCCCGGCGACGAAAAGGAAGTCGTGATGGTGCCGGTGAAGGCGGTGCGGGTGGGTAATCCGCGTGTCCGGGACCCACGCAAGTTTGAGCTGATTGTGCAGAACATCGGTGCGGTGGGCCTCAAGAGGCCGATCACCGTGACAGAGGGGCCGACGGATGAGGCGGGGCAACCGACCTATGAGCTGGTGTGTGGTCAGGGACGGCTGGAGGCGTTCATCGCGCTGGGGCAGACGGAAATCCCCGCCTTGATAAGGACGATGACGAAAACGGACAGCTTGGTTGCGAGTCTGGTGGAGAATATCGCCCGGCGGCGCATCCGCGCAGTGGACCAAATTCGCATGATTCAGTGGATGCAGGGTCAGGGTAATTCGGTCGCGGACATCGCGCGCAAGACCGGCCTCGCCGAGGGATATCTGAGTGGCATCATCAAACTCCTGGAAAGTGGCGAGGAGCGGGTGCTGGATGCGGTGCTACAGGGGCGCCTGCCGATCACCATTGCGGTGCCGATCGCCGGTGCCGATGACGAGGAGAGCCAACGCGTTTTGCTTGAAGCCTATGAACGCAAGGAGATGAACCAGAAAACCTTGCTCACTTTTAAGCGGTTAATGGATCAACGGAAGAGTTTTGGCCGTAGTTTTACACGAGACTCACGACAGAGAGTCCGCACTCGCACCAGTGCCGACGGACTGATTCTTGCCTATAAAAAAGAAACCCAGCGGCAACGCTTGCTGGTACGAAAGGCGCAGATCGTCGAGACGCGCCTGCTCTCGCTGACGGCGGCGTTCAAGG harbors:
- a CDS encoding recombinase family protein, which produces MGGPTQLPLPSTGAAAIPAAAYVRMSTEHQQYSTENQLDRIKEYAARRGMEIVRVFEDAGKSGLNVRGRESLRRMIDEVEKGMADFKCILAYDVSRWGRFQDADESGYYEYICKRAGITVHYCAEQFENDGSPTSNIIKSVKRSMAGEYSRELSTKVFQGACRLIQLGYKQGGTAGYGLRRMLVDQAGQPKGVLAVGEHKSLQTDRVVLALGPDEEVAVVRGVYRAFLDESVAEQEIADRLNGRGLKTDLGRPWTRGTVHQLLTNEKYLGNNVYHRTSFKLKRKHVQNPPDMWIRVQGAFPAIVSAEDFTRVQEVIIARAKRFSDDEMLDKLRDVLRQHGHISGVIIDEREDLPSSAAFRNRFGSLVRAYQLIGYVPETDFSFIEVNRFLRQKHPEVVQEVITELAKIGVRVQRDPETELLVLDQELVVSLVLSRCLRTEAGSTRWLVRFEASNRPDITVVARMDETNQAIKDYYLFPALDQLALRLRLAECNDALLDAYRFDDLAFFYEMTERISIEEVA
- a CDS encoding ParB N-terminal domain-containing protein gives rise to the protein MKPGDEKEVVMVPVKAVRVGNPRVRDPRKFELIVQNIGAVGLKRPITVTEGPTDEAGQPTYELVCGQGRLEAFIALGQTEIPALIRTMTKTDSLVASLVENIARRRIRAVDQIRMIQWMQGQGNSVADIARKTGLAEGYLSGIIKLLESGEERVLDAVLQGRLPITIAVPIAGADDEESQRVLLEAYERKEMNQKTLLTFKRLMDQRKSFGRSFTRDSRQRVRTRTSADGLILAYKKETQRQRLLVRKAQIVETRLLSLTAAFKALLADENFSTLLRAEALQTLPKFMVERVRQS
- a CDS encoding cryptochrome/photolyase family protein; this encodes MRSLVLVLGDQLNADSSAFDGFDPAFDAVWMAEVAEESEHVPSTQPRIAIFLAAMRHHRESLLARGVTVHYTPLDHPANTQTLAGEIGRAARHLAPARLILTEPGEHRVRLAIETAAASIGLPLEIRPDRHFLCSLERFRQHAAERKLLRMEFFYRDMRRLHGVLLTAEDEPEGGQWNFDHDNRGSFPKSGPEPLPAPVAFPPDPITAEVLTLVGTRFARHAGSLASFDWPLTPAQAQLALADFIAHRLALFGQYQDAIWTGEPWLYHSRLSAALNLKLLDPRDVIRAAETAYREGRVSLASAEGFIRQILGWREYVRGIYWLKMPTYGELNALGADQPLPGFYWTGKTEMACLRDAIGQTLQHGYAHHIQRLMVTGLYSLLLGVRPKEICAWYLGVYVDAVEWVELPNTLGMSQYADGGLMASKPYVATGNYIDRMSNACAGCRFDPALRVGETACPVTTLYWDFLLRHERLLAGNPRMSLQVKNLARLSPAEVGAIQTRAAEIRALGGAPQPAQPALGEPGDWFSR
- a CDS encoding DUF2256 domain-containing protein; translation: MPKMRQKSDLPVKTCAVCARPFSWRKKWEKVWDEVKYCSDGCRKRSRGAKNVQPIRHP